The Anolis carolinensis isolate JA03-04 chromosome 2, rAnoCar3.1.pri, whole genome shotgun sequence genome has a window encoding:
- the LOC100551836 gene encoding zinc finger protein 883 isoform X1, giving the protein METCENMPSGNPGKNENHGEPAVTKPVMETQELGKENRMKTEFPTQVKNPKTFSSFQQADHSEPPTSESNPMECSECGRICICHSQLDIDARLSKGDKCIECGNSVSPCDHLHSPQKTHTEEKPYQCTECGKIFSCSNTLRIHQRTHTGEKPYKCMECGKSFSQNGSYINHLKIHTGEKPYKCIECGKCFRESGTLRGHQRTHTGEKPYKCKECGKSFRESGTLRLHQRTHTGEKPYKCMECGKSFVRKAHLRSHQRTHTGEKSIDTGKRPYECMDCGKNFRRSAHLRSHQRIHTGEKPYQCIECGKSFRDISTYHKHLRTHTGEKPYKCIDCGKSYTDGAQLRMHKTTHTGEKPYKCLECGKSFRWSGQLRCHKRIHTGEKPYKCMECGESFINSGAYNSHLRTHTGVKPYQCMECGKSFTRNHYLYSHQRLHTGEKSYACMECGKSFRWSQSLHRHQISHTGEKSYQCMECGKCFSNNGSYNNHVMTHTREKTYQCKEYGKRFSDSGSCNNHLRTHTGEKPYQCMECGKSFGRSEQLRSHQRTHTGEKPYQCMECGKSFRWSQSLRCHQISHTGEKPYKCMECGKSFSDNGAYNKHVSIHTGEKPYQCMECGKSFRRKAHVQSHQMTHTGEKPYMCMECGKSFRWSKQLHCHQISHTGGKPYKCMECGKRFSDPGSYNNHLMAHTGEKPYMCTECGKAFSRITSCCKHLLTHIDETV; this is encoded by the coding sequence AAACCCGGGGAAGAATGAGAACCACGGGGAGCCAGCTGTAACAAAGCCTGTCATGGAAACGCAGGAGCTTGGAaaggaaaacagaatgaaaacagaattcCCAACTCAAGTGAAAAATCCAAAGACCTTCTCTTCCTTCCAGCAGGCTGATCATTCTGAACCTCCAACTTCAGAATCAAATCCAATGGAGTGTTCTGAATGTGGGAGAATTTGCATATGCCATTCACAATTAGACATAGATGCCAGGCTCAGCAAAGGAgacaaatgcatagaatgtggaaatagTGTCAGTCCATGTGATCATCTACATTCACCTCAAAAAACTCACACAGAAGAGAAACCATATCAATGTACGGAATGTGGAAAGATCTTCAGTTGCAGTAACACTCTGCGTATCCATCAgaggacccacacgggggagaagccttataaatgcatggaatgtgggaagagtttCAGTCAAAATGGATCATATATTAATCATCTAAagattcacacaggggagaaaccatacaaatgcataGAGTGTGGAAAGTGCTTCAGGGAGAGTGGAACCCTTCGtggccatcaaaggacccacacaggggagaagccatataaatgcaaggaatgtggaaagagcttcagggaGAGTGGGACGCTTCGtctccatcaaaggacccacacaggggagaagccatacaaatgcatggaatgtggaaagagcttcgttCGGAAGGcacatctgcgttcccatcagaggactcacaccggggagaaaaGTATCGATACTGGAAAGAGACCTTATGAATGCATGGATTGTGGAAAGAATTTCCGTCGGAGTGCGCATCTGCGTAGCCATCAAAGaatacacacaggagagaagccatatcaatgcatcgaatgtggaaagagcttccgtgATATTTCAACATATCATAAACATCTAAGGACacacacaggagaaaaaccatATAAATGTATAGATTGTGGAAAGAGCTACACTGACGGTGCACAACTTCGCATGCATAAAACaacacacacaggagagaagccatataaatgcttagaatgtggaaagagcttcaggtgGAGTGGGCAGCTGCGTTGCCATAAAAGaatacacacaggggagaagccatacaaatgcatggaatgtggagaaagcttcattaATAGTGGAGCATATAATAGTCAtctaaggacccacacaggggtgaaaccatatcaatgcatggaatgtggaaagagcttcactcgaAATCACTATTTGTATTCCCATCAAAGattgcacacaggagagaagtcatatgcatgcatggaatgtggaaagagtttcaggtGGAGTCAATCTCTGCATCGCCATCAAATatcccatacaggggagaagtcatatcaatgcatggaatgtggaaaatgtttcagTAATAACGGATCATATAATAATCATGTAATgacccacacaagggagaagACGTATCAATGCAAGGAATACGGAAAGAGGTTCAGTGATAGTGGATCGTGTAATAATCATCTaaggacccatacaggggagaagccatatcaatgcatggaatgtggaaaaagtttCGGTCGGAGTGAACAACTGcgttctcatcaaaggacccacacaggggagaagccatatcaatgcatggaatgtggaaagagtttcaggtGGAGCCAATCTCTGCGTTGCCATCAAATATCCCACACAGGGGAAAAGCCATATAAatgtatggaatgtggaaaaagtttCAGTGATAATGGAGCATATAATAAGCATGTAAGCatccatacaggggagaagccatatcaatgcatggagtgtggaaagagtttccgtcggaaggCACATGTGCAGTCCCACCAAatgacccacacaggagagaagccatatatgtgcatggaatgtggaaagagtttcaggtGGAGTAAGCAGCTGCATTGCCATCAAATATCCCACACAGGGGGAAAGCCATATAAatgtatggaatgtggaaagaggttCAGTGATCCTGGATCATATAATAATCATCTAATGGCTcatacaggagagaaaccatatatgTGCACAGAATGTGGGAAGGCCTTCAGCAGGATTACCTCGTGTTGTAAACATCTATTGACTCACATAGATGAAACGGTGTGA
- the LOC100551836 gene encoding zinc finger protein 883 isoform X2, whose translation METCENMPSGNPGKNENHGEPAVTKPVMETQELGKENRMKTEFPTQVKNPKTFSSFQQADHSEPPTSESNPMECSECGRICICHSQLDIDARLSKGDKCIECGNSVSPCDHLHSPQKTHTEEKPYQCTECGKIFSCSNTLRIHQRTHTGEKPYKCMECGKSFSQNGSYINHLKIHTGEKPYKCIECGKCFRESGTLRGHQRTHTGEKPYKCKECGKSFRESGTLRLHQRTHTGEKPYKCMECGKSFVRKAHLRSHQRTHTGEKSIDTGKRPYECMDCGKNFRRSAHLRSHQRIHTGEKPYQCIECGKSFRDISTYHKHLRTHTGEKPYKCIDCGKSYTDGAQLRMHKTTHTGEKPYKCLECGKSFRWSGQLRCHKRIHTGEKPYKCMECGESFINSGAYNSHLRTHTGVKPYQCMECGKSFTRNHYLYSHQRLHTGEKSYACMECGKSFRWSQSLHRHQISHTGEKSYQCMECGKCFSNNGSYNNHVMTHTREKTYQCKEYGKRFSDSGSCNNHLRTHTGEKPYQCMECGKSFGRSEQLRSHQRTHTGEKPYQCMECGKSFRWSQSLRCHQISHTGEKPYKCMECGKSFSDNGAYNKHVSIHTGEKPYQCMECGKSFRRKAHVQSHQMTHTGEKPYMCMECGKSFSDPGSYNNHLMAHTGEKPYMCTECGKAFSRITSCCKHLLTHIDETV comes from the exons AAACCCGGGGAAGAATGAGAACCACGGGGAGCCAGCTGTAACAAAGCCTGTCATGGAAACGCAGGAGCTTGGAaaggaaaacagaatgaaaacagaattcCCAACTCAAGTGAAAAATCCAAAGACCTTCTCTTCCTTCCAGCAGGCTGATCATTCTGAACCTCCAACTTCAGAATCAAATCCAATGGAGTGTTCTGAATGTGGGAGAATTTGCATATGCCATTCACAATTAGACATAGATGCCAGGCTCAGCAAAGGAgacaaatgcatagaatgtggaaatagTGTCAGTCCATGTGATCATCTACATTCACCTCAAAAAACTCACACAGAAGAGAAACCATATCAATGTACGGAATGTGGAAAGATCTTCAGTTGCAGTAACACTCTGCGTATCCATCAgaggacccacacgggggagaagccttataaatgcatggaatgtgggaagagtttCAGTCAAAATGGATCATATATTAATCATCTAAagattcacacaggggagaaaccatacaaatgcataGAGTGTGGAAAGTGCTTCAGGGAGAGTGGAACCCTTCGtggccatcaaaggacccacacaggggagaagccatataaatgcaaggaatgtggaaagagcttcagggaGAGTGGGACGCTTCGtctccatcaaaggacccacacaggggagaagccatacaaatgcatggaatgtggaaagagcttcgttCGGAAGGcacatctgcgttcccatcagaggactcacaccggggagaaaaGTATCGATACTGGAAAGAGACCTTATGAATGCATGGATTGTGGAAAGAATTTCCGTCGGAGTGCGCATCTGCGTAGCCATCAAAGaatacacacaggagagaagccatatcaatgcatcgaatgtggaaagagcttccgtgATATTTCAACATATCATAAACATCTAAGGACacacacaggagaaaaaccatATAAATGTATAGATTGTGGAAAGAGCTACACTGACGGTGCACAACTTCGCATGCATAAAACaacacacacaggagagaagccatataaatgcttagaatgtggaaagagcttcaggtgGAGTGGGCAGCTGCGTTGCCATAAAAGaatacacacaggggagaagccatacaaatgcatggaatgtggagaaagcttcattaATAGTGGAGCATATAATAGTCAtctaaggacccacacaggggtgaaaccatatcaatgcatggaatgtggaaagagcttcactcgaAATCACTATTTGTATTCCCATCAAAGattgcacacaggagagaagtcatatgcatgcatggaatgtggaaagagtttcaggtGGAGTCAATCTCTGCATCGCCATCAAATatcccatacaggggagaagtcatatcaatgcatggaatgtggaaaatgtttcagTAATAACGGATCATATAATAATCATGTAATgacccacacaagggagaagACGTATCAATGCAAGGAATACGGAAAGAGGTTCAGTGATAGTGGATCGTGTAATAATCATCTaaggacccatacaggggagaagccatatcaatgcatggaatgtggaaaaagtttCGGTCGGAGTGAACAACTGcgttctcatcaaaggacccacacaggggagaagccatatcaatgcatggaatgtggaaagagtttcaggtGGAGCCAATCTCTGCGTTGCCATCAAATATCCCACACAGGGGAAAAGCCATATAAatgtatggaatgtggaaaaagtttCAGTGATAATGGAGCATATAATAAGCATGTAAGCatccatacaggggagaagccatatcaatgcatggagtgtggaaagagtttccgtcggaaggCACATGTGCAGTCCCACCAAatgacccacacaggagagaagccatatatgtgcatggaatgtggaaagagtttcag TGATCCTGGATCATATAATAATCATCTAATGGCTcatacaggagagaaaccatatatgTGCACAGAATGTGGGAAGGCCTTCAGCAGGATTACCTCGTGTTGTAAACATCTATTGACTCACATAGATGAAACGGTGTGA